From a single Fulvivirga ulvae genomic region:
- a CDS encoding GatB/YqeY domain-containing protein, producing the protein MGLKETIDQEIKKAMLAKKKDELTALRSIKSAILLAETEKSAGTALAEDAELKLLTKAAKQRKDSADLYLKEGRNDLADKELFELEVINRFLPKQLSEEEIREELKKIIDTVKAAGPQDMGKVMGVATKDLAGKADGKVISGIVKELLTK; encoded by the coding sequence ATGGGTCTGAAAGAAACAATTGATCAGGAGATAAAAAAAGCAATGCTTGCTAAAAAGAAGGATGAGCTAACAGCATTGAGATCAATTAAATCAGCGATATTGCTGGCAGAAACTGAAAAAAGTGCAGGAACTGCCCTTGCTGAGGATGCAGAGCTTAAATTATTAACCAAGGCAGCAAAGCAAAGAAAGGATTCGGCTGACCTGTATCTGAAGGAAGGCCGTAACGATCTTGCAGACAAGGAACTTTTCGAGTTAGAAGTAATTAATAGGTTTTTACCGAAGCAGTTGTCTGAGGAGGAAATCAGGGAGGAGTTGAAAAAAATCATTGACACTGTTAAGGCTGCTGGTCCTCAGGATATGGGAAAGGTAATGGGAGTTGCTACTAAGGACCTTGCGGGTAAAGCTGACGGCAAAGTGATTTCCGGTATTGTTAAAGAACTTTTGACTAAATAA
- a CDS encoding CvpA family protein, whose amino-acid sequence MNTLDIILLVALAFGAYRGFKKGFLLEVIAILAFILAIIGGFKLLHWGMDLLDQHFDISGELLPYVAFVLIFILIILLVNLLGKLVKKVVDMTLLGSIDNLAGAILSVVKWAFGISIILWLSSSFGMEIPHLYTEESWLYPYILPFAPAVVEHFSALVPFAHDLFDTIKNMLQGDPTS is encoded by the coding sequence TTGAATACGCTTGATATTATCTTGCTTGTGGCATTGGCCTTTGGTGCATACCGTGGATTTAAAAAAGGGTTTTTACTCGAGGTAATTGCCATCTTGGCTTTTATTCTGGCGATAATCGGAGGTTTTAAGCTTCTCCATTGGGGTATGGACTTGCTTGATCAGCATTTCGATATAAGCGGTGAACTGCTGCCATATGTGGCATTTGTTCTCATTTTTATATTAATCATTTTGCTGGTTAACCTTCTGGGAAAACTCGTTAAAAAGGTGGTTGATATGACCTTGCTTGGATCTATTGATAACCTGGCGGGAGCCATTCTTTCGGTAGTAAAATGGGCATTTGGTATAAGCATAATACTGTGGTTGAGTAGTTCATTTGGAATGGAGATCCCTCATCTCTACACCGAAGAATCGTGGTTATACCCCTATATTTTGCCTTTTGCCCCGGCAGTGGTGGAACATTTTTCGGCCTTGGTCCCGTTTGCTCATGATCTGTTCGATACCATAAAAAATATGTTGCAGGGTGATCCTACTTCTTGA
- a CDS encoding isoprenyl transferase, with translation MSISNENIIMDSLPHHIAIIMDGNGRWAKNKGAARIFGHRNAIKAVRDVTEGCAELGIKYLTLYAFSTENWGRPVEEVTGLMQLLVSTIKKELKTLQKNDVRLATIGDIDTLPKGCRKELMEAMELTKNNKGLTLVLALSYSGRWEILEAVKRLANDVKSGSVDVEDIDNPVFESYLGTSGIPDPELLIRTSGEMRISNFLLWQIAYTEIYFTTKLWPDFRKEDLHEAIISYQKRERRFGRISEQVKS, from the coding sequence GTGTCTATATCTAATGAAAATATTATAATGGATTCATTGCCTCATCATATTGCCATCATAATGGATGGTAACGGAAGGTGGGCTAAGAATAAAGGTGCGGCCAGAATTTTCGGGCATAGGAATGCTATTAAAGCCGTTCGGGATGTTACGGAAGGCTGTGCTGAACTAGGTATAAAATACCTGACCCTCTATGCCTTCTCCACCGAAAACTGGGGGCGCCCTGTAGAAGAAGTCACCGGACTTATGCAATTACTTGTATCTACAATTAAAAAGGAATTAAAGACGTTACAGAAGAATGATGTAAGGTTAGCTACCATAGGTGACATTGATACACTTCCAAAAGGATGTAGAAAAGAGCTGATGGAGGCCATGGAACTCACCAAAAACAATAAAGGGCTGACCCTCGTACTAGCATTAAGTTATAGTGGCCGTTGGGAAATATTGGAAGCAGTTAAACGTTTGGCAAATGATGTAAAATCGGGAAGTGTGGATGTTGAAGATATTGACAACCCTGTTTTTGAGTCATATTTGGGAACCAGTGGTATTCCTGATCCTGAGCTGTTGATCCGAACCAGTGGAGAAATGCGCATCAGTAACTTTTTATTATGGCAAATCGCATATACGGAAATATATTTTACAACAAAGTTGTGGCCCGATTTCAGGAAGGAAGACCTGCATGAGGCGATTATTTCATATCAAAAGAGAGAAAGAAGGTTTGGTCGAATTAGTGAACAAGTGAAATCCTGA
- a CDS encoding CBS domain-containing protein → MLNVMIAEELINHMIPPLKPKDSAKKARLWMEELRCNQLPVVENEKFLGLVSEDLILEANDAEKSISDFDLIAKRCVVYGSSHFYDVIKIASDNSVQMVGVLDNQEKYIGVITVQDTITSFAQSAAIQIPGGILVLSMNQIDYSLAEISRLIEENNAKILSSSIKEDELDPSKLKLTLKVNRLDLTPIVATLERFGYKLIARFQETKVLDEEKGKIDMLLKYLDI, encoded by the coding sequence ATGCTAAACGTGATGATAGCTGAGGAGTTGATTAACCATATGATCCCGCCATTGAAACCAAAGGATTCAGCTAAGAAAGCAAGACTCTGGATGGAAGAATTGCGGTGCAATCAACTGCCGGTAGTGGAGAATGAAAAGTTTCTTGGCCTTGTATCTGAAGATTTGATACTTGAGGCCAATGATGCGGAAAAAAGCATCTCAGACTTTGATCTTATCGCCAAGCGGTGTGTTGTCTATGGTAGTTCTCACTTTTATGATGTTATTAAAATAGCTTCGGATAATAGCGTGCAAATGGTTGGTGTATTGGATAATCAGGAAAAGTACATCGGCGTTATAACAGTACAGGATACCATAACTTCCTTCGCACAGTCGGCGGCCATTCAGATTCCGGGTGGTATACTGGTATTGTCTATGAATCAGATTGACTATTCTTTGGCAGAGATCAGCAGATTAATTGAAGAGAACAACGCAAAAATTCTTAGCAGTAGCATAAAAGAAGATGAGCTGGATCCGTCCAAGCTAAAGTTAACCTTAAAAGTTAACAGACTTGACCTTACCCCCATAGTGGCTACGCTTGAGAGGTTTGGATATAAACTTATTGCAAGATTTCAGGAAACCAAGGTACTTGATGAAGAAAAGGGCAAGATCGACATGCTCTTAAAGTATCTCGACATTTGA
- a CDS encoding alpha/beta fold hydrolase, producing MALTIREEKEFKYIDEGSGEVLLLLHGLFGALSNWEGVVNSFKGKYRVVIPLLPIYDMPLKQAGLEGLKSFLEKFVSLKNLNNMTLIGNSLGGHVGLIYTLSNPAKVKSLVLTGSSGLFENSMGGSFPKRGSYDYIKERVAYTFYDPATATKELVDEVFETTKSIPKCLRIVAIAKSAQRHNMAKEIQKIQQPTLLVWGLNDTITPPMVAHEFNKLIPNSELHFIDKCCHAPMMEHPEKFNDILNKFLDAKRDDS from the coding sequence ATGGCTCTAACTATAAGAGAAGAAAAAGAATTTAAGTATATCGATGAAGGCTCAGGTGAAGTATTGTTGTTACTTCACGGTTTGTTTGGTGCACTGAGTAATTGGGAAGGTGTAGTCAATAGTTTTAAGGGAAAATATCGCGTAGTCATACCGCTGCTCCCTATTTATGATATGCCATTGAAGCAGGCCGGGCTGGAAGGGTTAAAAAGTTTTCTGGAAAAATTTGTGTCCTTAAAGAATCTTAACAATATGACATTGATTGGGAACTCTTTAGGGGGGCATGTAGGGTTAATATATACGCTTAGTAATCCCGCAAAGGTAAAAAGCCTTGTCCTGACCGGTAGCTCAGGGCTATTTGAAAACTCTATGGGAGGCTCTTTCCCCAAACGGGGCAGCTATGATTACATAAAGGAAAGAGTAGCATATACTTTTTATGATCCGGCAACGGCAACAAAGGAGTTGGTGGATGAAGTGTTTGAGACAACAAAAAGTATTCCTAAGTGTTTGAGGATTGTAGCTATTGCCAAATCAGCTCAACGACATAATATGGCAAAGGAAATACAAAAAATACAACAACCTACATTACTTGTTTGGGGACTTAATGATACAATAACTCCACCAATGGTGGCGCATGAATTCAATAAACTTATTCCAAATTCTGAGCTTCATTTTATAGACAAATGCTGTCACGCGCCAATGATGGAACACCCTGAAAAATTTAATGATATACTAAATAAATTTTTAGATGCTAAACGTGATGATAGCTGA
- a CDS encoding anthranilate synthase component II: MILLLDNFDSFTYNLVDYFQQLGIKCEVIRNNVGIKDIISGNYQGIVLSPGPEIPEKAGNLMEVLKYYHNKLPVLGICLGHQAIGEFFGARLIKATKPMHGKISKVALEEDVIFRSMPKSINVVRYNSLIVEHENVGDLKVIARSYDGEIMALRHKELPIWGVQFHPEAALTEYGLDILKNWLTYNQIAV, encoded by the coding sequence GTGATCCTACTTCTTGATAATTTTGACTCCTTTACCTATAACCTTGTTGATTACTTTCAGCAACTGGGTATAAAGTGCGAAGTGATACGCAACAATGTGGGAATAAAGGATATCATTTCCGGCAACTATCAGGGAATAGTCTTATCTCCGGGACCAGAGATTCCTGAAAAGGCTGGTAACCTTATGGAAGTTTTAAAATACTACCATAACAAGCTGCCTGTACTTGGTATTTGCCTCGGCCATCAGGCCATAGGTGAATTTTTTGGAGCCCGGCTTATCAAAGCAACCAAACCCATGCACGGCAAGATTTCAAAAGTCGCACTGGAGGAAGATGTTATTTTCAGAAGTATGCCCAAAAGCATAAATGTGGTGCGGTATAATTCTCTGATCGTTGAACATGAAAATGTAGGAGATTTAAAAGTTATAGCCCGTTCATACGACGGGGAAATCATGGCATTAAGACACAAAGAATTGCCAATATGGGGTGTTCAATTTCACCCCGAAGCTGCTTTGACAGAATACGGGTTAGATATTTTAAAAAATTGGCTAACTTATAATCAGATAGCAGTATAA
- a CDS encoding DUF6089 family protein, producing MKHNILNISGKALLCFPVFVFIWLIVFNKAMAQETEIGFGLGGFKYSGDLSRGINLKSIKPAGTVFFRSNISKAVSFRIAATAGKLAGSDEKTPIDPFAENRDHSFDIFLFEASTVFEYHFLKWRDESTLLRWTPYFFGGFAIFGVSGESEKPEEYSNVQPAVPFGFGFKYVLNPKWYLGAEFGARKTFFDYLDNVSSGDGTIKDYQYGNKFDNDLYYFMGVSLTYSFYTIPCPSSPYKKNYRRR from the coding sequence ATGAAGCACAATATTTTAAATATTTCGGGGAAAGCACTTCTATGCTTTCCCGTTTTTGTATTTATATGGCTGATTGTATTCAATAAAGCTATGGCTCAGGAAACGGAAATAGGCTTCGGGTTAGGGGGCTTTAAGTATTCCGGAGATTTATCCAGGGGCATTAACCTGAAGTCCATTAAGCCGGCAGGTACTGTCTTTTTTAGATCAAACATCAGTAAGGCTGTGAGTTTTAGGATTGCTGCTACAGCCGGAAAACTGGCAGGTAGTGATGAGAAAACTCCTATAGACCCATTTGCTGAGAACAGAGATCATAGTTTTGACATTTTTTTATTTGAGGCGTCAACAGTTTTTGAATATCACTTTCTGAAGTGGAGAGATGAATCAACACTCCTTCGCTGGACCCCTTACTTCTTTGGTGGGTTTGCAATATTTGGTGTTTCCGGAGAATCTGAAAAGCCAGAAGAGTATAGTAATGTACAACCGGCTGTACCATTTGGTTTTGGCTTTAAGTATGTGCTTAACCCAAAATGGTATCTAGGTGCGGAATTTGGTGCCAGAAAAACGTTTTTTGATTATTTGGATAACGTAAGTAGTGGAGATGGAACCATTAAGGATTATCAATACGGAAATAAATTTGATAATGATTTATACTATTTTATGGGAGTAAGCCTCACTTATTCTTTCTATACCATACCATGCCCCTCCAGTCCGTATAAGAAAAATTACCGAAGAAGGTAA
- a CDS encoding NAD kinase, with amino-acid sequence MKFGIHGKEFDKETVPYIKEVFRELNKRKAEVIVSEVFIDHLKKNHIETGDVSTYGEKDNLDYLDFMLTLGGDGTLLEALTHVGKTEVPLLGINTGRLGFLATTAKQDVSNAIDCLFASNYDFDRRTLIQLKSDGLFNGLNFALNDFTILKKDTSSMIVVHAYINGEFLNSYWADGIIVSTPTGSTGYNISCGGPLVLPQSNNFIITPVSPHNLTVRPIVVPDDSELSFTIEGRSKNFLISLDSRFEVVDDSVRLKVVKEDFKAKLVKLKENNYFKTLRQKLNWGLDVRN; translated from the coding sequence ATGAAGTTTGGCATTCACGGCAAGGAGTTTGATAAAGAGACAGTCCCTTACATAAAAGAGGTTTTTCGGGAGCTCAATAAGCGCAAGGCTGAGGTTATTGTCTCCGAAGTCTTTATAGATCATTTGAAGAAAAACCACATTGAAACCGGGGATGTTTCAACCTACGGGGAAAAGGATAATCTGGACTATCTGGATTTTATGCTAACTTTAGGGGGAGACGGTACTTTGTTGGAAGCTTTGACTCACGTAGGAAAAACAGAAGTGCCACTGCTGGGAATAAACACTGGCAGACTTGGATTTCTTGCCACTACGGCAAAGCAGGATGTTAGCAATGCCATAGATTGTCTTTTTGCATCGAATTATGATTTTGACCGACGCACGCTGATACAGCTGAAATCTGATGGACTTTTTAACGGACTTAATTTTGCATTAAATGACTTTACGATCCTGAAGAAAGACACATCTTCTATGATAGTTGTACATGCCTACATTAACGGTGAGTTCCTTAACTCTTATTGGGCCGACGGAATCATAGTATCAACCCCTACGGGATCTACAGGCTATAACATAAGTTGTGGAGGACCGCTGGTGCTTCCACAGTCTAATAATTTTATAATTACACCAGTAAGCCCCCATAACCTTACAGTCAGGCCGATTGTTGTGCCTGATGACTCAGAATTATCTTTTACCATTGAAGGTAGAAGCAAGAACTTTCTTATATCACTCGATTCAAGATTTGAAGTTGTAGATGATTCAGTAAGACTTAAAGTAGTTAAAGAAGATTTTAAAGCGAAGCTGGTAAAATTGAAAGAGAATAACTATTTTAAAACTCTACGACAAAAACTGAATTGGGGACTCGATGTAAGAAACTGA
- a CDS encoding DUF6089 family protein: MKRIFVGLICFMILFAGMDSVYGQIKRKQIRKNNKRISNFRGKKTWFGKEKRYNYLGVSVNAFNYFGDLAPLSNKASTDVSFTRPGIGVFWGHRFGPFYTLRASFTYGTIRGDDFESADPNDEDAKFRYIRNLHFRNRIKELTVVAMFDLFKNESSYISRVQWTPYAYAGLSIFHHNPQAFVPEGSGLPEAGTWVDLEPLGTEGQYADLDPTAANAGIEPYSKFQFAIPLGIGIRYRLNQVLDLSFESGVRYTFTDYLDDVSQNYVDPGVFGDNELARLMADLSQEDKASVSNEPRALDNPNIQEIYNNRVTINGESKIAGYGFEHPENVRGNKNENDLYFVTSIKVAFIIGATFRRAKFR; this comes from the coding sequence ATGAAAAGAATTTTTGTCGGCTTGATATGTTTCATGATTCTCTTTGCAGGGATGGATTCTGTTTATGGACAGATTAAAAGAAAGCAAATACGAAAAAACAATAAGAGGATCTCAAATTTCAGAGGTAAGAAAACATGGTTTGGTAAGGAAAAGCGCTACAACTACCTGGGTGTTTCAGTAAATGCATTTAACTACTTCGGTGATTTAGCACCTTTATCCAATAAGGCAAGTACTGATGTGTCTTTTACCCGTCCGGGCATTGGAGTTTTTTGGGGACATAGATTTGGTCCGTTTTATACACTCAGGGCATCATTTACGTATGGTACCATCAGAGGAGATGATTTTGAGTCGGCTGATCCCAATGATGAAGATGCAAAATTCAGGTATATTCGTAATCTGCACTTCCGCAATAGGATAAAAGAGCTGACTGTGGTGGCCATGTTTGACCTTTTTAAAAATGAGTCATCGTACATAAGCAGGGTTCAATGGACTCCATATGCCTATGCAGGTTTATCAATTTTCCATCATAATCCCCAGGCTTTTGTGCCTGAAGGTAGTGGATTGCCTGAAGCAGGCACCTGGGTAGATTTGGAACCCCTGGGCACAGAAGGTCAATATGCAGATCTGGATCCAACTGCCGCTAATGCAGGAATAGAGCCTTACAGCAAATTTCAATTCGCTATCCCTTTGGGTATTGGTATTCGCTATAGATTGAATCAGGTGCTGGATCTGTCATTCGAAAGTGGTGTACGATATACATTCACTGATTACCTGGATGATGTTAGTCAGAATTATGTTGATCCCGGAGTATTTGGCGATAATGAGCTTGCAAGACTGATGGCAGACCTTTCTCAGGAGGATAAAGCATCAGTGTCCAATGAGCCGAGAGCGCTTGATAATCCTAACATTCAAGAGATATACAATAACAGAGTAACTATAAACGGAGAGTCTAAAATAGCCGGCTATGGTTTTGAACATCCGGAAAATGTTCGGGGCAACAAAAATGAAAACGACCTTTATTTCGTTACGTCTATTAAAGTAGCATTTATAATAGGGGCTACATTTAGAAGAGCGAAATTCAGATAA